The following are encoded together in the Deinococcus humi genome:
- a CDS encoding arsenate reductase ArsC → MPSPPRVLILCTHNSARSQMAEALTRQAAQRLGVALEVHSAGTEATRVKDEAKTVMAEIGLDLDGHTSKTLWDVPDAQNFDYVVTVCDSAAEACPVYPGKTERRHYPFVDPSGGSLDRWREVRDQLKIRFDAFVQALGDGRDVPPTYIDSPAVSAQ, encoded by the coding sequence ATGCCCAGCCCACCCCGCGTCCTGATCCTGTGCACCCACAACTCCGCCCGCAGCCAGATGGCCGAAGCCCTGACCCGCCAAGCGGCTCAAAGGCTCGGTGTGGCTCTGGAGGTTCACTCCGCGGGCACGGAAGCCACCCGGGTCAAGGACGAGGCGAAGACCGTCATGGCTGAGATCGGACTGGACCTCGACGGTCACACCAGCAAGACCCTCTGGGACGTCCCTGACGCCCAGAACTTCGACTACGTCGTGACGGTCTGCGACAGCGCGGCCGAAGCCTGCCCGGTCTACCCCGGCAAGACCGAGCGCCGTCACTACCCGTTCGTCGACCCGAGCGGCGGGAGCCTCGACCGCTGGCGCGAAGTGCGGGACCAGCTGAAGATCCGATTTGATGCTTTCGTGCAGGCCCTGGGGGACGGCCGCGACGTGCCCCCCACCTATATCGACAGCCCCGCCGTGAGCGCCCAGTAG